The DNA sequence CGACATTCTAAATATTCCAAAATCAAAGCATTGTCAGAATAGCCGCCATACCGAGGGAGCCAAGAGTAAAAGAAAATATTACGGATCGACATGAAGTACCTTTAAGAGCTTCAGGAATCAACTCTTCCTTGATAACAAACATCATTGCACCCGCTGAAATTGCGAGAGCCCATGGAAGCAGCAGCGCACTATCGCCTACTGCGAATATGCCTATAGCTGCGCCCAACGGCTCAAGTAATCCTGTAGCTACAGCCAACGCAAACGCCATGCTACGGCTTGCACCAATCGACCAAAGGGCCGTCGCCACGATAAGCCCTTCAGGAATATTCTGCATACCAATTGATAATGCAATACCCCAACCTAAGGCATCACCACCCCCATAACCAGCGCCAACGGCAAAACCTTCAGGCAGATTATGGACGGCAATAGCAATCACCATCAATCGTATTGAATCCGCAGACAATACAACACAAGTATTTGGGGCAGCATGCATGTGTGGC is a window from the Polynucleobacter sp. HIN11 genome containing:
- a CDS encoding ZIP family metal transporter produces the protein MTQVILRMKHRMSAMPIRLLWGLPINLIGLALILYSIGLGLWTAWLQLHPTETQALQASLFAGGVTGLGALGIFALKRSTITQGIFGFLALSAGAMFAAALLSLLMPAIQMSNIPVAFDILLAVVIGYAAMAALDRMLPHMHAAPNTCVVLSADSIRLMVIAIAVHNLPEGFAVGAGYGGGDALGWGIALSIGMQNIPEGLIVATALWSIGASRSMAFALAVATGLLEPLGAAIGIFAVGDSALLLPWALAISAGAMMFVIKEELIPEALKGTSCRSVIFSFTLGSLGMAAILTML